The Erinaceus europaeus chromosome 17, mEriEur2.1, whole genome shotgun sequence nucleotide sequence TTTTAGCGAAGACATGTGACAGACACGTCATGAGAAAATACACTTACTGatgattttgatatttttttttagccagactGCTTAAAGATCCTCTTAAGCAGATGCTCTTTTGAATCCTTGGAACCTGGATATTCCTACCTCCGATGAACATTTCTGTTATAAGGAAAGAATTGTAAGTATCTGCTAATAAGTTTTCCTAGGAAACTTACTATTCCCTTTATGTTTTGTATTAAAAGTGccgcaccttttttttttgtctctatagatttattgctggggtttggtgtctgcagtatgcatccactactcctagcagcctttttttttcctcctgttttttttttttttttttttggatatgacagaaagaaatcgagagtgagaggaagacagagagggggaggaaaagatagacttgcagacttgcttcaccgcttgtgaagtgactcccctgcaggtgggaatccggggctcaaactggcattctTGCGCGGGTCCTAaggcttcataccatgtgcgcttaacctgatgcgctaccgccccGCCCCCAAAGTGCCTCGTCTTCCCATGGCCTCTTTTGTTGTAATTATCTGACCACTATGATCGACTCCATTTCTTTCCCCGATTTCactatattctttcttctcataTAATTACATTTTATTGTGATACATTCAATGACCTAAGAATCATAGACATCATAGGAATCATGATGATGAAATAataaactgttaatacatttcttgtATTCCAGATGAGGAAACCAAGGTTCTGAGGGTTAAACCAACAAACCAGaagtttgttttctattttatcttttatttttttgttagcaatttaatattgattaacaaaattacaagataacaggggtacaacttcacacagtttccaCAGCCCAAGTTCaggatccccattccctccattgtaagctacagcagttctctgacgttgcagatatgggtgaactattatttctacaaccatctgtctatatctgtatatatttggaGAAGGTTGTCTTTGAACTGCCAAGTGGAAGACAGTGACATGACAGCTTGCACTAGTTCCCACAGAGCTGAGTTCCTCCTGTCTCGCCTCTGCTGCTCTGttttctctgattttcttttaTCTAAAGCTTTGATCAAGAGTCATGGTACGGACCGACAGAAACCAAAGCTCTGTGACCAGGTTCATCCTTCTGGGCTTCTCAGACTACCCCCATCTCCAGGCAGCCCTCTTCCTTGTCTTCTTGGTGGTCTACACAATCACCTTGGTGGGGAACCTGGGTATAATTCTGGTTGTGAGGATCAACCCCAAACTGCAAACACCTATGTACTTTTTTCTCAGACACCTCTCCTTTTTGGATATTTGCTATTCCACCGTCTTTACACCCAAGCTGCTAGAAACCTTGGTCATGGAAGACAGATCTATCTCCTTCAAAGCTTGCATGGTACAATTTTACTTCGTCTGTGCCTTTGTGATCACAGAGATGTTTATGTTGGCAGTGATGGCCTATGACCGTTTTGTAGCTGTCtgtaacccactgctctacacaGTTGCTATGTCCCGTAAGCTCTGTGCACTCCTGGTAGCTGGGACCTACACGTGGGGAGGCTTATGCTCCTTGACAATCACCTACTCTCTTTTGACGCTAACGTACTGTGGTCCCAATATCATAAATCACTTTAGCTGTGAGTATTCTGCTGTTCTGTCTTTATCCTGTTCTGATCCTTCCTTTAGTCAGATTGTGTGTTTTGTCATTTCTACGTTCAATGAAACGACTAGCCTCCTGATTATCCTCACCTCCTATGTCTTCATCGTGGTCACAATTGTCAAGATGCCCTCTACCGGTGGTCTCCGGAAGGCCTTCTCCACCTGTGCCTCCCACCTCACTGCCATCACCATCTTCCATGGGATCATCCTACTTCTCTACTGTGTGCCCAACTCCAAGAGCTCATGGCTTTTCATCAAAGTGGCCACTGTGTTTTTCACTGTCATGATCCCCATGTTGAACCCTCTAATCTACAGTCTCAGGAACAAAGATGTCAAAGATACAGTCAGGAATGTCATCAACTCCAAGCTACTTTCTCAGTCAATGCAATCCAGACACAGGCATTAATGTGCTGATTACATCCAATAATGGTCTCATGTAACAATTGCTGATGCTTTACTTTTGTTCTCaagatgcatttttttaaatcagattttttctttttaaaaatattttgtttgttggtttatttatttatttattttgcctccagggttattgctggggctcggtgcctgcaccatgaatccactgctcctggaggccattattttccccttttgttgcccttgttgtggttattattgttgttgttggataggacagacagaagtctagagaggaggggaagacagagagggggagagaaagatagacacctgcagacttgcttcaccgcttgtggagtgactcccatgcaggttgggagccgggggcttgaactgggatccttaagctgacccTTGCACCTGCTGccatatgcgtttaacctgctgcgctaccgcccgactcctgaagtttccttttctttatcccttgggagtagggaccaaaattctttatggggtgcagacggtggaggtctggcttctgtaattgcttctctattacacatgggcattggtaggtcgatgcATGTCCCAagactgtctctatcttcccctagttggggcagggctctgtggaggtgaggttccaggacctattggtaaggttgtcaagatggtgtcatggtagcatctgtaacttgg carries:
- the LOC103109604 gene encoding olfactory receptor 1165-like; this translates as MVRTDRNQSSVTRFILLGFSDYPHLQAALFLVFLVVYTITLVGNLGIILVVRINPKLQTPMYFFLRHLSFLDICYSTVFTPKLLETLVMEDRSISFKACMVQFYFVCAFVITEMFMLAVMAYDRFVAVCNPLLYTVAMSRKLCALLVAGTYTWGGLCSLTITYSLLTLTYCGPNIINHFSCEYSAVLSLSCSDPSFSQIVCFVISTFNETTSLLIILTSYVFIVVTIVKMPSTGGLRKAFSTCASHLTAITIFHGIILLLYCVPNSKSSWLFIKVATVFFTVMIPMLNPLIYSLRNKDVKDTVRNVINSKLLSQSMQSRHRH